In Hyla sarda isolate aHylSar1 chromosome 9, aHylSar1.hap1, whole genome shotgun sequence, the following proteins share a genomic window:
- the LOC130291161 gene encoding uncharacterized protein LOC130291161: MASNVFHYDQDETDRIIARTTLSSDFLQVPSYEFRTRELERESRHLVNLELHCATLTEYLKVHRIPRGLRVKLRPTIFSDKKDYCDFFIQILNKCSNDIMTLTVDFLQKEIKLLQDKVKTIEAQLDTALNPEELTRTKERLTTNLDKHKKDSEKKKRDKFVRDTEDYLQNHVYRWQDPIIGQRPYYSNRGTSQAAYSSSSKGNEAYYGRGRPGGRRRPQRRRGGFGVSNITESTTTTRSQVR, from the exons ATGGCTAGTAACGTCTTTCATTATGATCAAGACGAGACCGACAGAATAATAGCAAGGACCACTCTGTCCAGTGATTTTCTTCAAGTTCCATCATATGAATTTCGCACACGCGAACTGGAACGGGAGTCTCGACATCTAGTGAACCTCGAACTCCATTGTGCCACATTAACAGAATATCTGAAAGTTCATAGAATACCACGTGGACTTCGTGTTAAATTGAGACCCACGATCTTCAGCGACAAGAAAGATTATTGCgatttttttatacaaattttgAACAAATGTTCAAATGACATCATGACACTTACAGTGGACTTTCTGCAAAAAGAAATTAAGCTATTACAGGATAAGGTGAAAACCATTGAAGCACAGCTGGATACCGCTCTCAATCCAGAGGAATTGACCAGAACAAAAGAACGACTGACGACTAATCTTGACAAACATAAGAAGGactcagaaaagaagaaaagagacAAATTTGTCCGAGACACCGAGGACTATCTACAGAATCATGTGTACAGATGGCAAGACCCCATCATCGGACAGAGACCCTATTACTCCAATAGAGGAACATCACAAGCTGCATACTCATCAAGTTCCAAGGGCAATGAAGCCTACTATGGAAGAGGTCGTCCCGGCGGGAGACGCCGCCCACAGAGAAGGAGGGGTGGGTTTGGAGTTTCAAATATAACAGAGAGTACCACGACTACTAGATCACAG GTGCGCTGA